One window of Bacteroides sp. AN502(2024) genomic DNA carries:
- a CDS encoding MAC/perforin domain-containing protein, whose amino-acid sequence MRKSTIFSFIILFAIASCNNEDEISYADSLNNQDDSTSEIILQERDPNLPKVWSKKIAPRPNTRASLTDATDFLGNSYAIENGTSIIGDFSNARFPIINMEKLLERYPSYRVAKELRTTSTQAMSYASFERLETTSSFTKTVKSGFSLNVGPFKFGRTKTVTDIFKHNTNDSEQAVHGELSVEVVNTMISLQTAPSALKKISADYLDELFVDALYNSSMVELMQSYGEFVLTSYYTGGRASALYYGLDKQSTDFKSKERDMDKSINASYSWDKNSASGDFSIGTKDGNSSTANESFSELRVSIKTLGGAYGYNVATPPYDVKNTSINLTSWLQSLNDSRTHTMIDIQDGGLYPISDFILEENFKQRYNDTHMDFQHQEQLEEPYIEIMKVYVRKSSSGEKLYDIVPVLSTRQGDKLIFSNSSAASQSDAELKANSVATTFTEKSNAIKNEKSKYYKLAIKANPNKVINPILQTTLSFSINDVEEVGMYKFKNANTNIWYIYNPTSLYCFAYYDDDYILDAYGILDWVNSIPVKSVSMTTLYQRYRIFGL is encoded by the coding sequence ATGAGAAAATCTACTATATTTTCATTTATCATACTGTTTGCAATAGCATCATGTAACAATGAAGACGAAATAAGTTATGCTGATTCGCTAAACAATCAGGATGATTCAACATCAGAAATCATCTTGCAAGAACGTGACCCAAACCTACCAAAAGTTTGGTCTAAAAAAATAGCACCCAGACCCAATACTAGGGCATCACTTACCGATGCTACAGATTTTCTTGGAAATTCTTATGCCATAGAAAACGGAACATCAATTATCGGAGATTTCTCCAATGCTAGATTTCCAATTATTAATATGGAAAAGCTACTTGAAAGATATCCTTCATACAGAGTTGCTAAAGAGTTGAGGACAACCTCAACACAAGCTATGTCATACGCTAGCTTTGAACGCTTAGAAACTACTTCATCGTTTACTAAAACAGTCAAATCAGGATTCTCACTAAACGTTGGTCCATTCAAATTTGGAAGAACGAAAACTGTAACCGATATTTTCAAGCATAATACCAATGATTCCGAACAAGCAGTACATGGAGAGCTTAGTGTTGAGGTTGTCAATACAATGATATCTCTACAAACCGCTCCTAGTGCACTGAAAAAAATTTCAGCAGATTATTTAGACGAATTATTTGTGGATGCCCTTTATAATTCATCAATGGTTGAATTAATGCAAAGCTATGGAGAGTTTGTCTTAACATCTTACTACACAGGCGGACGAGCATCGGCTTTATACTATGGCCTTGACAAGCAGAGTACAGATTTCAAAAGTAAAGAACGTGATATGGATAAATCAATAAATGCGTCCTACTCATGGGATAAAAACTCAGCATCAGGAGATTTCTCTATTGGAACAAAAGATGGCAATTCTTCCACAGCAAACGAATCTTTTTCAGAACTGCGCGTCTCTATTAAAACATTGGGTGGAGCCTATGGATATAATGTTGCAACACCTCCTTATGACGTTAAAAACACATCCATTAATTTAACAAGTTGGCTTCAATCATTAAACGATTCAAGAACACATACAATGATTGACATCCAAGATGGCGGGCTTTATCCTATATCGGATTTTATTTTGGAAGAAAACTTTAAGCAAAGATATAACGACACCCACATGGATTTTCAGCACCAAGAACAACTTGAAGAACCGTATATAGAAATAATGAAAGTATACGTCCGCAAAAGTAGCTCGGGAGAGAAATTATATGATATTGTACCTGTACTAAGCACAAGACAAGGAGATAAGCTCATTTTCTCAAATTCAAGTGCAGCAAGTCAATCCGATGCAGAATTAAAAGCGAACAGTGTTGCCACAACCTTTACCGAAAAAAGTAATGCTATAAAAAATGAAAAGAGCAAATATTATAAACTAGCTATCAAAGCTAATCCGAATAAAGTAATAAATCCTATCCTACAAACCACATTATCATTTTCGATAAACGATGTAGAGGAGGTTGGAATGTATAAGTTTAAAAATGCAAATACCAATATTTGGTATATCTACAATCCGACATCGTTATATTGTTTTGCATACTACGACGACGATTATATTCTTGATGCATACGGAATCTTAGATTGGGTAAACAGTATACCTGTAAAATCAGTTTCAATGACGACTTTATATCAACGATATAGAATATTCGGTTTGTAA
- a CDS encoding DUF5036 family protein: MNTKKIIGISLLSLCITFFMSCSDDDTPNDPADTIILNMLNEHNGKTYLGQSGTYINEANNFVTSSNFISDVGNGAGVGANILPSLTNLTHEVAVTPGHIYQIFDKNTLIDFPSGNRAIQVEASYYQAYVVSKILNSDITIGAIVKYIPVVPDNNELPAYRYNIGSLHYIGETVELALPQNIEFFLKEHSAGKKGLNVTSANNKLRITLTKAPDIVNGPYGTFDLYIRSNNVFTVVEVNVK, from the coding sequence ATGAATACGAAAAAAATTATTGGAATTTCTTTATTATCCCTTTGCATTACATTCTTCATGAGTTGTAGTGATGATGACACTCCAAATGATCCGGCAGACACCATCATACTCAATATGCTTAATGAGCACAATGGAAAAACTTATTTAGGCCAATCAGGAACTTATATCAATGAAGCTAATAACTTCGTCACATCTTCTAATTTCATTTCTGACGTAGGAAATGGCGCAGGAGTTGGAGCAAATATTCTACCCTCACTAACCAACCTCACACACGAAGTAGCGGTTACGCCGGGGCATATTTATCAGATTTTTGATAAAAATACACTTATAGATTTTCCGTCAGGTAATCGTGCTATTCAAGTAGAAGCAAGTTATTACCAAGCCTATGTTGTATCTAAAATATTAAATAGCGACATAACTATCGGTGCAATTGTAAAATACATACCAGTTGTCCCTGACAATAATGAACTGCCTGCATATAGGTATAATATTGGAAGCCTTCACTACATAGGTGAAACGGTTGAATTAGCATTACCCCAAAATATAGAGTTTTTCTTGAAAGAACATAGCGCAGGAAAAAAAGGATTAAATGTAACATCTGCCAATAACAAATTAAGAATAACCCTAACTAAAGCACCTGACATAGTCAACGGACCTTATGGAACATTCGACCTTTATATCCGTTCAAATAATGTCTTTACAGTCGTAGAAGTGAATGTGAAATAA